A section of the Elizabethkingia anophelis R26 genome encodes:
- a CDS encoding TolC family protein, protein MKRINNIWLFAGAASMLVVSCKVTDPYHKPEISNEKLNRLYGKEINAQDSLSTANVSWDKIFTDANLQNIIRKTVQNNLDLKIAISRIQQSDAYFKQSQMAFLPTINGGPTATISKNSPAAQVNPLFPVHHIENFQLGINTGWEIDVWGKLASAKRAAYATLLSSDASKRAVQTQLVAQAATLYYQLLAFDKQLEITNQTIDIRKKQLETIKALKEGAILTGADVAQSEANLYAAQVSVPDIELNIKTTENALSLLMGEPPLAIERSNLDGQVVYSDLKTGVPLQMVRNRPDVQMAEYNYQQAFEALNVAKADVFPALNITAAFGLSSLKIKDLFRDSFMYSASGALSQVILGKGTKRTQVKVSETQKEQAYLTYEKSVITAGTEVSNALYSYQMAVAKENTRKQQIETLAKAVDFNMELLKYTSKTNYTDVLTSEQNLLAAQLAGVNDKLQQLVASANFYRAIGGGQF, encoded by the coding sequence ATGAAAAGAATAAATAATATATGGCTTTTTGCAGGTGCTGCGTCGATGCTGGTTGTTTCATGTAAAGTAACCGATCCGTACCACAAACCTGAAATTTCAAATGAAAAGCTAAACCGATTATATGGTAAAGAAATCAATGCTCAGGATAGTTTGTCTACTGCAAACGTATCCTGGGATAAGATTTTCACGGATGCCAATCTGCAAAATATTATCAGAAAAACAGTTCAGAATAATCTGGATCTGAAAATTGCAATTTCAAGAATTCAGCAATCTGATGCTTATTTCAAACAAAGTCAGATGGCCTTTTTGCCAACTATAAATGGAGGTCCGACAGCTACGATTTCTAAAAATAGTCCGGCAGCACAGGTTAATCCATTATTCCCAGTACACCATATTGAGAATTTCCAATTGGGTATTAATACCGGTTGGGAAATCGATGTATGGGGTAAGCTGGCTTCTGCTAAAAGAGCTGCTTACGCAACGCTTTTATCCAGTGATGCTTCTAAAAGAGCTGTTCAGACCCAATTGGTAGCACAGGCAGCTACACTTTATTATCAGCTTTTAGCTTTTGACAAGCAGCTCGAAATAACCAATCAGACTATTGACATTAGGAAGAAACAACTGGAAACCATTAAGGCTCTAAAAGAAGGTGCAATTTTAACAGGAGCTGATGTTGCTCAGAGTGAGGCTAATTTATATGCTGCACAGGTTTCGGTTCCGGATATTGAACTGAACATCAAAACAACCGAAAATGCACTTTCATTGCTAATGGGAGAGCCTCCTTTAGCAATAGAGCGTAGTAATTTAGACGGACAGGTTGTTTACTCAGATCTGAAAACCGGAGTTCCTTTACAGATGGTAAGAAACAGACCAGATGTGCAGATGGCAGAGTATAACTATCAGCAGGCATTTGAAGCTTTGAATGTGGCTAAAGCCGATGTTTTCCCTGCACTCAATATTACGGCAGCATTTGGATTATCTTCTTTGAAAATAAAGGATTTATTCAGAGATTCATTTATGTATTCAGCCAGTGGAGCTCTCAGTCAGGTTATTTTGGGGAAAGGAACCAAAAGAACTCAGGTTAAGGTTTCTGAAACTCAGAAAGAACAGGCATACCTTACTTATGAGAAAAGCGTAATTACAGCCGGAACTGAAGTATCGAATGCACTCTATTCATACCAAATGGCTGTAGCTAAAGAAAACACCAGAAAGCAACAAATTGAGACACTGGCTAAGGCAGTTGATTTCAATATGGAGTTGCTAAAATATACTTCTAAAACTAATTATACCGATGTATTAACGTCTGAGCAGAATTTACTGGCAGCACAACTTGCCGGAGTAAATGATAAACTGCAACAGTTAGTGGCTTCTGCTAATTTTTACAGAGCCATAGGAGGAGGACAATTTTAA
- a CDS encoding LNS2 domain-containing protein, whose amino-acid sequence MELEFKDHLSPMLKDGVINYLIDIDGTITDDVPNEEPERMKTCKPFPDALATINRWYDEGHQICFFTSRTEDLREITETWLRDNGFKFHSVLLGKPRGGNYHWIDNHLVKATRYKGKFTDMIEKKVKIKVFKD is encoded by the coding sequence ATGGAACTAGAATTCAAAGACCATCTCAGCCCGATGCTGAAAGATGGAGTTATCAATTATCTTATTGATATCGACGGAACGATTACGGACGATGTCCCGAATGAAGAACCGGAAAGGATGAAAACATGTAAGCCATTTCCAGACGCGCTTGCAACCATCAACAGATGGTACGACGAGGGGCACCAGATTTGCTTTTTTACATCCAGAACCGAGGATTTACGGGAAATTACCGAGACATGGCTGAGAGATAATGGATTTAAGTTTCATAGTGTTCTTTTGGGCAAGCCAAGAGGTGGAAATTACCATTGGATAGATAATCACCTGGTAAAGGCTACTCGCTACAAAGGAAAGTTTACAGATATGATTGAAAAGAAAGTGAAAATAAAAGTTTTTAAAGATTAA
- a CDS encoding D-2-hydroxyacid dehydrogenase yields MKKILANDGLSGSGIKKLINYGFQVITDKVPQEELISYINTNQIDVLLVRSATKVRKDIIDNCPSLKIIGRGGVGMDNIDVEYAREKGIKVINTPAASSESVAELVFAHLYSGIRFLYDSNRKMPVSGNTEFEKLKKAYAGGIELRGKTIGIIGMGRIGIEVARIALGLRMKVIAADTFVGKANIEVDFYNGLSINVDIITEPIEQILKEADIITLHVPAQKGFVIGKEQLDMMKDGVMLINCARGGVIDEEALIDALDSGKVRFAGLDVFENEPAPSDKILAHSKISLSPHIGAATLEAQDRIGEELADQINEILS; encoded by the coding sequence ATGAAAAAGATTTTAGCCAATGACGGGCTTTCAGGGAGTGGAATAAAAAAACTAATTAATTATGGCTTTCAGGTCATCACAGATAAAGTCCCGCAGGAAGAACTAATCTCCTACATTAATACCAATCAGATCGATGTTTTATTAGTGCGTAGTGCAACAAAGGTACGCAAGGATATTATAGATAATTGCCCTTCTCTTAAGATTATTGGCAGAGGGGGGGTCGGAATGGATAATATAGATGTAGAATACGCCAGAGAAAAAGGAATAAAAGTAATTAATACTCCGGCTGCGTCTTCTGAATCTGTTGCCGAGCTGGTATTTGCTCATTTATATTCCGGAATTCGCTTCCTTTATGATTCCAACAGAAAAATGCCGGTTTCAGGAAATACCGAGTTTGAAAAGCTTAAAAAAGCTTATGCTGGTGGTATAGAACTGCGTGGCAAGACGATAGGGATTATTGGTATGGGCAGAATTGGTATTGAAGTAGCAAGAATAGCACTTGGACTTCGTATGAAAGTGATTGCTGCTGATACTTTCGTAGGAAAAGCAAATATCGAAGTAGATTTCTATAATGGTCTATCTATTAACGTAGATATTATTACCGAACCGATTGAACAAATATTAAAAGAAGCAGATATTATCACATTGCACGTTCCTGCGCAGAAAGGTTTTGTGATTGGAAAAGAGCAGCTTGACATGATGAAAGATGGTGTAATGCTTATAAATTGTGCCAGAGGTGGAGTTATAGATGAAGAAGCTCTGATTGATGCTCTGGACTCAGGAAAAGTACGTTTTGCTGGTCTGGATGTATTTGAAAATGAACCTGCTCCTTCAGATAAGATATTAGCACATTCTAAGATTTCTTTGTCTCCGCATATCGGGGCAGCGACATTAGAAGCTCAGGATCGTATTGGAGAAGAATTAGCAGATCAGATCAACGAAATTCTATCGTAA
- the mscL gene encoding large conductance mechanosensitive channel protein MscL → MGFIKEFKEFAIKGNAFDLAVGVIIGGAFGKIVTSVIDDLVMPIVAAIAGKPDFSSIYFAMGKGSELIPAGATLAKAKELAPDAAIFAYGNFITVAINFLLLAFVVFLMVKSINKMKKKQADEPAAEPSSTDKLLMEIRDELKKN, encoded by the coding sequence ATGGGATTTATAAAAGAATTTAAAGAATTTGCAATTAAAGGTAATGCCTTTGATCTGGCAGTAGGGGTAATTATTGGTGGGGCATTTGGTAAAATTGTTACCAGTGTAATCGATGACCTTGTAATGCCAATTGTTGCTGCAATCGCAGGAAAACCTGATTTCAGCAGTATTTATTTTGCAATGGGAAAAGGCTCCGAGCTTATCCCGGCAGGCGCTACTTTGGCAAAAGCTAAAGAATTGGCTCCAGATGCAGCAATTTTCGCTTATGGTAATTTTATTACTGTTGCCATTAACTTTTTATTATTAGCTTTTGTAGTATTCTTAATGGTTAAGAGTATTAACAAAATGAAAAAGAAACAAGCAGACGAACCTGCAGCAGAACCATCTTCTACTGACAAGCTATTGATGGAAATTCGCGACGAATTAAAGAAGAACTAA
- the lgt gene encoding prolipoprotein diacylglyceryl transferase — MWDPSVGFKLGPITLHFYSLMFVFAFGFGYILMKRIFKIDGVDQKYLDPLFTWTLIGTILGARLGHVIFYQPELFKQDFWSVFLPIQTKPEFKFTGFSGLASHGATIALILTTLYYSYKIIKKNPFWVYDRLGIVVALGGAFVRMGNFFNSEIIGKQVDPNSPFAILFPQQSSEYGITVPRYPSQLFEAIGYVLLFILLWFLYRKTDKKYQQGWLFGLFFIILWAIRFFVEFLKEPQGDEFIQFAGLNTGQVLSIPFMLAGFAIMLYSKKNKLEK; from the coding sequence ATATGGGATCCTTCTGTAGGATTTAAGTTAGGGCCTATTACATTACACTTCTACAGCTTAATGTTCGTTTTTGCATTTGGATTTGGTTATATCCTGATGAAGAGAATATTCAAGATAGATGGTGTAGACCAGAAATACCTGGATCCTCTTTTTACATGGACTTTAATTGGTACAATACTAGGTGCTCGTTTAGGACACGTTATTTTCTATCAGCCGGAATTATTCAAACAAGACTTCTGGTCTGTGTTTTTACCTATCCAGACAAAGCCAGAGTTTAAATTTACCGGATTCTCCGGTCTTGCCAGTCATGGTGCTACAATAGCCCTTATCCTTACAACACTTTATTATTCCTATAAAATTATCAAAAAGAATCCTTTCTGGGTTTATGACAGACTTGGGATTGTAGTTGCTTTAGGTGGTGCTTTTGTAAGAATGGGGAACTTCTTCAACTCTGAGATTATCGGGAAACAGGTAGACCCAAATTCTCCTTTCGCTATATTATTCCCTCAACAGAGCAGCGAGTATGGTATTACAGTACCTCGCTACCCTAGCCAGCTATTTGAGGCTATAGGCTACGTTCTTTTATTTATCCTTCTTTGGTTTCTTTACCGTAAGACTGATAAGAAATACCAGCAGGGATGGTTATTTGGCTTGTTCTTCATTATCCTTTGGGCAATCAGATTCTTTGTAGAATTCCTTAAAGAGCCTCAGGGAGATGAATTTATCCAATTTGCAGGGCTGAACACAGGACAAGTTTTAAGTATTCCGTTTATGCTTGCAGGCTTTGCCATTATGCTTTATTCTAAAAAAAATAAACTGGAAAAATAA
- the yidD gene encoding membrane protein insertion efficiency factor YidD produces the protein MLNKILIFPFVMLIRFYQYAISPWLGKNCRYTPTCSQYTLEALKIHGLFKGGYLGAKRILSCHPWGGSGYDPVPGKHKC, from the coding sequence ATGTTAAATAAAATACTGATTTTCCCTTTCGTTATGCTGATAAGATTTTATCAGTATGCTATATCACCATGGTTGGGAAAAAACTGTAGGTATACACCCACATGCTCACAATATACACTTGAAGCGTTAAAGATACACGGCCTCTTTAAAGGTGGTTATCTGGGTGCCAAAAGAATACTAAGTTGCCATCCATGGGGCGGCAGTGGCTACGACCCTGTTCCCGGAAAACATAAATGTTAA
- a CDS encoding replication-associated recombination protein A, producing MSTNIPLAEKLRPKNLDEVIGQEHLTGPNGPIRKMVEHDTLNSIIFWGPPGTGKTTLSEIISENSGRKFFKLSAVSSGVKDVREVIDQAKQQNLFSGKSPILFIDEIHRFNKSQQDSLLHAVEKGWIVLIGATTENPSFEVVSALLSRSQVYVLKALDYEKLEGLADVAVERYNKDSGTKFSLKDKAAFIQYSGGDARKLINSVEIVLNQFLHSKKTEIENEDVLSVLQESMALYDKNGEQHYDIISAFIKSIRGSDPNGAVYWLARMLVGGEDIKFIARRMLISASEDIGLANPNALVMANNCFQAINVIGNPEARILLSECAVYLAVSPKSNSAYMAINDAMSLVKQTGNLPVPLHLRNAPTKLMKEMDYGKEYKYAHSYEGSFVDQEFLPEEISGTKFYNPGNNSTEKKIDAEQEKKWKGKYK from the coding sequence ATGAGCACAAATATCCCTTTAGCAGAAAAACTGCGACCAAAGAATTTAGATGAAGTTATCGGGCAGGAACATTTAACCGGTCCAAATGGTCCTATACGTAAAATGGTAGAGCATGATACACTGAATTCTATAATATTCTGGGGACCTCCGGGAACAGGGAAAACAACGCTTTCAGAGATTATTTCAGAGAATTCCGGAAGGAAATTTTTCAAACTTAGTGCCGTGTCCTCTGGTGTTAAAGATGTACGTGAGGTTATAGACCAAGCTAAGCAGCAGAACCTTTTCTCAGGTAAAAGTCCCATTCTGTTTATCGATGAGATTCACAGGTTCAATAAGAGTCAGCAGGACAGTTTGCTGCATGCCGTAGAGAAAGGCTGGATTGTTCTGATCGGAGCAACCACTGAAAATCCGAGCTTTGAAGTGGTATCGGCACTGCTGTCAAGAAGCCAGGTTTATGTTTTAAAGGCTTTAGACTATGAAAAGCTTGAAGGTCTTGCAGATGTTGCTGTTGAAAGATACAATAAGGATTCCGGAACTAAATTCAGCTTAAAGGATAAAGCTGCATTTATTCAGTATTCCGGTGGCGATGCCAGAAAGCTTATTAATTCTGTTGAAATTGTGCTGAATCAGTTTCTGCATAGTAAGAAGACAGAAATTGAGAATGAAGATGTACTGAGTGTTCTTCAGGAAAGTATGGCACTCTATGATAAAAATGGAGAGCAGCATTATGATATTATCTCTGCCTTTATAAAATCCATAAGAGGTTCTGATCCTAACGGAGCTGTCTATTGGTTGGCCAGAATGTTGGTGGGAGGAGAGGATATTAAATTCATTGCCCGCAGGATGCTTATTTCTGCTTCAGAAGATATTGGATTGGCAAATCCTAATGCTCTTGTTATGGCTAATAATTGTTTTCAGGCAATCAATGTCATCGGTAATCCGGAAGCAAGAATTCTTCTAAGCGAATGTGCGGTATATCTGGCTGTGTCACCAAAGAGTAATTCAGCTTATATGGCGATTAATGATGCTATGAGTCTGGTGAAACAAACTGGAAATCTTCCGGTGCCGCTACATTTGAGAAATGCACCTACCAAATTAATGAAAGAAATGGATTACGGAAAAGAATACAAATATGCTCATAGCTACGAAGGAAGCTTTGTAGATCAGGAGTTTTTGCCTGAAGAGATTTCCGGAACGAAATTCTATAATCCGGGGAATAACTCCACCGAGAAGAAAATAGATGCTGAGCAGGAAAAGAAGTGGAAAGGAAAATATAAATAA
- the pheA gene encoding prephenate dehydratase, with translation MKIAFLGPQASFTQLTATQIFPNEELIPQSSILDCFLAVKNDLVDKAVVPLENSIEGTVSMTLDYLYDTSNIVIEAEAVMPISHQLMIHPSHDNNEEIEKIYSHPQALAQSYHFLNKNYPEVVKQEFASTAAAAKKVSETPERKIAAVANSFAAKLYGLKIINSNIQDFEQNHTRFIVISKKKADWTTELPKVTEKTSLLVTLPEDHAGGLHQVLSVFAWRKLNLSKIESRTLKTGLGNYFFFINIDGPWKEVLIKNSFEELESIGANIKPLGHYSEYMLES, from the coding sequence ATGAAAATAGCATTCCTCGGGCCTCAAGCCTCATTTACTCAGTTAACCGCTACCCAAATTTTTCCAAATGAAGAACTAATTCCACAATCCAGCATTCTGGACTGTTTTCTGGCGGTTAAAAATGATTTGGTGGACAAAGCTGTAGTTCCTTTGGAAAACTCTATTGAAGGAACTGTTTCTATGACTCTGGATTATCTGTATGACACCAGTAATATTGTTATAGAAGCCGAAGCTGTAATGCCTATTTCGCACCAGTTGATGATTCATCCTTCTCATGATAACAATGAGGAAATTGAGAAGATTTATTCGCATCCGCAGGCACTTGCACAGTCTTACCACTTTCTGAATAAGAATTATCCCGAAGTGGTAAAACAGGAATTTGCATCGACAGCTGCTGCAGCTAAAAAAGTTTCAGAAACTCCTGAACGCAAAATTGCAGCGGTAGCAAACTCTTTTGCAGCAAAATTATATGGTTTAAAAATCATCAATAGCAACATTCAGGATTTTGAGCAAAATCATACCCGTTTTATCGTTATTTCTAAGAAAAAGGCTGATTGGACAACCGAACTGCCAAAAGTAACGGAAAAGACAAGTCTTTTGGTAACACTTCCTGAAGACCATGCCGGAGGCTTGCATCAGGTATTATCTGTTTTTGCATGGAGAAAACTAAACCTTAGCAAGATAGAATCCAGAACCCTTAAGACTGGTTTAGGAAACTACTTCTTCTTTATTAATATCGATGGCCCCTGGAAAGAAGTATTGATAAAAAATTCATTTGAAGAGCTCGAAAGTATTGGCGCTAATATAAAGCCATTAGGCCACTACTCAGAATATATGCTGGAAAGCTAG
- a CDS encoding endonuclease/exonuclease/phosphatase family protein, producing the protein MAVLHIVFEILSVLAIISVLIPFIKNDYWTFRIFDYPRFQKFVILVTLTIVWPFIFQEPNNFQKILLGLQILCILYLIYLIIPYTFLGKKMIDRTVPKPEEKPLNLLVCNVYQDNTNHTKLCQLIESKDPDIVFLLETDNLWKNGLKKATDKYTYKIEVPLDNTYGLLFYSKLKLLHSEIRYLVSKEIPSIIADVEYNNNVVRLYGIHPTPPVPQENEESTERDAEILLVGKQAKEYAKPAIVFGDLNDVAWSHTTKLFLKTSGLLDARRGRGMYNTFNAKYWFLRWPLDHFFVSPHFRLVNMKVEKSVDSDHFPISISLVIRSQDKSEKFDANAEDHAEAQEKIEEGLQKGDACN; encoded by the coding sequence ATGGCTGTATTACATATAGTTTTTGAAATTTTATCGGTACTGGCTATTATAAGTGTACTGATTCCGTTTATTAAAAATGATTATTGGACATTTCGGATTTTTGATTACCCAAGATTTCAAAAATTCGTTATTCTTGTTACCCTTACCATAGTTTGGCCTTTCATATTTCAGGAACCTAATAACTTTCAGAAAATTCTTTTAGGACTTCAGATTTTATGTATTCTTTATCTCATTTATCTCATTATTCCCTATACCTTTTTAGGCAAGAAAATGATTGACAGAACAGTTCCGAAGCCTGAAGAAAAACCACTGAATTTATTGGTTTGTAATGTCTATCAGGACAACACTAATCACACAAAACTTTGTCAGCTAATCGAATCTAAAGATCCGGATATTGTATTTCTTCTGGAAACAGATAATCTATGGAAAAATGGATTAAAAAAAGCTACAGATAAATATACCTATAAAATTGAAGTACCGCTAGATAATACTTACGGTTTATTGTTTTACTCAAAGTTAAAATTATTACATTCAGAAATCAGATATCTGGTCAGTAAAGAGATTCCTTCGATCATCGCAGATGTAGAATATAACAACAATGTGGTACGACTTTATGGTATACATCCCACACCTCCGGTTCCGCAGGAAAATGAAGAAAGTACTGAAAGAGATGCAGAAATACTTCTGGTGGGTAAACAGGCAAAAGAGTATGCAAAACCAGCCATTGTTTTTGGGGACCTGAATGACGTTGCATGGTCACATACTACAAAACTATTCTTAAAAACAAGTGGATTATTAGATGCCCGCAGAGGACGTGGAATGTACAATACTTTTAATGCAAAATACTGGTTTTTGAGATGGCCTCTTGACCATTTTTTTGTAAGTCCGCATTTCCGTTTGGTTAATATGAAAGTCGAAAAATCTGTTGACTCCGATCACTTCCCTATTAGTATCTCTTTAGTCATAAGATCACAGGATAAGAGTGAAAAATTTGATGCTAATGCTGAAGATCATGCTGAGGCGCAGGAAAAAATTGAAGAGGGTTTGCAAAAAGGAGATGCATGTAATTAA